The following coding sequences lie in one Fusarium poae strain DAOMC 252244 chromosome 1, whole genome shotgun sequence genomic window:
- a CDS encoding hypothetical protein (BUSCO:10546at5125), with amino-acid sequence MMPGVEAMQMQAAPPRKRAQRQTSSCLECRRRKQKCSQGQPCTNCFRRFPTPECIYEVKSSRRPSPLTPRPQLPTIADIQNGPYSHLNPAAMQSALHYIGDQPPSSASSPSTLPPPIASPSTALSTPSARNLWRPYLTHASPDGDTDKTITKTIQLIKEQSIKSFKRSFLEEGGIRVESWGRMVMGHSIGGSMTQLNYLPMRPTKLNKDLVRIHLSLLSRFKCSIDGQPDPTNEFMNIWVPCTMQDPLLLQIVLFTSACFLTETGDMPKKLRQIYQGHVYFMLNKQLRDENARGNDTLLLAVVQMIADSWYWGETDQLTLHLSGLKRMVRMRGGLGELGLRGYLAKMILIHDIGMALAHEITPSIYGHPGFPFHDPKRTPIKTLYNTPFLCNWQSFRECSNSLQLHPSTAEILDTVRSLFCAIVSLPRDSSPEQIQTVRVTATSLHDKILNRPENAPSLQSSCNPSRSSSVESPDQSPCSSRTDKSSSPATNLPDRMYIVVRKIALIYCKAVATRSPISSACSEEDINEIWSAIWVSGLPTWKSILGVFVWVMIPLSTNCHKTKFGRLIKTLTISTMMSLGMDDWHLFLDAMITAFRIQRWLTEGDDDSSTKQLIGGRAVVDQYDKFAMDGAFPEHPLPTEDEL; translated from the exons ATGATGCCGGGAGTTGAAGCCATGCAGATGCAGGCCGCACCACCCAGAAAACGTGCCCAACGCCAAACGTCATCATGCCTTGAGTGCCGTCGTCGCAAGCAAAAG TGTTCTCAAGGACAACCATGCACGAATTGTTTTCGCCGGTTTCCCACCCCTGAATGCATATACGAGGTTAAATCTTCAAGAAG ACCCTCCCCTTTGACCCCACGACCCCAGTTACCTACAATCGCCGATATACAAAATGGACCATACTCCCATCTCAACCCAGCTGCCATGCAGAGTGCTCTCCACTATATTGGCGACCAACCACCCAGTTCAGCTTCCTCGCCGAGCACTTTGCCTCCACCAATAGCAAGTCCATCTACAGCCTTATCAACGCCATCAGCAAGAAATCTCTGGAGACCCTACCTGACACATGCATCACCTGATGGTGATACTGATAAGACAATCACGAAGACGATTCAGCTCATCAAGGAACAAAGCATCAAAAGCTTTAAACGCAGTTTTCTCGAAGAGGGGGGCATTAGAGTAGAATCATGGGGCCGTATGGTGATGGGTCATTCTATTGGCGGCTCCATGACACAGCTCAACTACCTTCCCATGAGGCCAACGAAGCTAAACAAGGATCTTGTCCGAATTC ACCTGTCACTACTGTCACGATTCAAATGCTCAATAGACGGGCAGCCAGACCCTACGAACGAGTTCATGAACATATGGGTTCCTTGTACTATGCAGGATCCTCTGCTCCTGCAAATCGTCCTGTTCACGTCAGCATGTTTCCTCACTGAGACTGGCGATATGCCCAAGAAGTTACGGCAGATATACCAGGGCCATGTTTACTTCATGCTCAACAAACAGCTGAGGGATGAAAACGCCCGGGGAAATGATACATTATTGCTTGCCGTTGTACAGATGATCGCTGATTCCTGGTACTGGGGCGAGACAGATCAACTAACGCTTCATCTTTCAGGATTGAAGCGTATGGTAAGGATGAGAGGTGGGCTAGGCGAGCTTGGTTTACGTGGCTATCTGGCCAAAATGATACTGAT TCATGATATCGGCATGGCACTGGCACATGAGATTACGCCCTCCATATACGGTCACCCTGGGTTCCCATTTCATGACCCAAAGAGGACGCCGATCAAGACTCTATACAACACGCCGTTCTTATGCAACTGGCAATCTTTCAGAGAATGTTCGAACTCCTTACAATTACATCCTAGCACCGCCGAAATACTCGACACCGTGAGAAGCCTATTCTGCGCTATCGTATCACTTCCGAGAGACTCATCTCCCGAACAAATCCAGACAGTCCGTGTCACCGCCACTAGTCTTCATGACAAAATACTCAATCGCCCGGAAAACGCTCCATCTTTGCAAAGTTCTTGCAATCCTTCCCGATCGAGCTCAGTCGAGAGTCCGGACCAATCTCCTTGTTCATCCAGGACTGATAAGTCCTCCTCCCCCGCTACCAATCTTCCAGATAGGATGTATATTGTTGTGCGGAAGATCGCTCTGATCTACTGCAAGGCGGTTGCGACTCGCTCCCCAATCAGTTCTGCTTGTTCTGAAGAGGATATCAACGAGATTTGGTCTGCCATCTGGGTTTCTGGATTGCCGACTTGGAAATCAATCCTTGGCGTCTTCGTATGGGTTATGATCCCGCTTTCTACTAACTGCCATAAGACTAAATTCGGACGTCTCATCAAAACATTGACCATCTCTACAATGATGTCTCTTGGAATGGACGACTGGCATCTTTTCCTCGATGCCATGATAACGGCCTTTCGAATCCAGAGATGGCTGACAGAAGGAGATGACGACAGTAGCACAAAGCAACTTATAGGAGGTCGGGCGGTGGTGGATCAGTACGACAAGTTCGCGATGGATGGTGCTTTTCCAGAACATCCTCTTCCGACAGAAGACGAGCTGTGA
- a CDS encoding hypothetical protein (BUSCO:15803at5125), whose protein sequence is MDSGGVRRKDTTKGPPLRVLSLDGGGVRGYSIFIIIQELMHRTFVEIEGRAPKRHEIPKPCDHFDLIVGTGTGGLIALMLGRLRLDLETCKELYVRMTRTVFQTDKTIAGIPYRSTLFKASKLEEAIKTAVQEHTVKEREGNDSAESPLTNPLNAASYSSAGLPRRNQSNASTVSFSARSPASQMAHRPAYNSRYGDPNARLYDHRENRTKTAVTAVYKGSPRGTPAVLLRSYDSRKEPPPEFDCKIWQAGRATCSIGLAFKPVTIGQSVFHDDGVGTFNPSPEALDEAVVNEWPGREVGVFVSVGTGRRPKNTDSNSQMWYEGFLGEFAEARRKLISKIEGCEKIHEYMMREHLGKRNVSIDAYYRLNVEVGVGEFGMNEWHRLGEISTGTRRYMSREAEQRMIQGISSKLARIHRARIRHARAPEGIPEIVKSTSSTWEMPMAFELPGDIPTSVPLPHSPGSRSSFESGSDNLQMHHNGSPRSSYERIHPDGSTPKSPPLGPRSPSASAPALYPEDHLTVQSPTPAQYRDHVNGQDLIAIVSPDEYPRPAPNVASPPPTRIEPPPLPPKTPLPESQQHGGRRIPTVPPPYPVDDDEPPPVNMARKPDYRGR, encoded by the exons ATGGACTCTGGCGGAGTCAGGAGGAAGGATACGACCAAAGGACCTCCTCTTCGAGTTCTATCGCTCG ATGGAGGAGGCGTCCGAGGTTATTCTATTTTCATTATTATTCAAGAGCTTATGCACCGAACCTTTGTCGAAATCGAAGGCCGCGCTCCTAAGCGACACGAGATTCCCAAGCCATGCGACCATTTCGATCTAATTGTCGGTACCGGTACAGGAGGCCTGATTGCTCTCATGTTGGGTCGACTTCGTCTTGATCTCGAGACTTGCAAAGAGCTCTACGTTCGAATGACGCGCACCGTTTTTCAAACCGACAAGACCATCGCTGGAATCCCATACCGGTCGACTTTGTTCAAGGCTAGCAAGCTTGAAGAGGCCATCAAGACGGCTGTCCAGGAGCATACCGTCAAGGAAAGAGAGGGCAACGACAGTGCCGAATCCCCTCTCACCAACCCCCTCAACGCTGCGTCTTACTCCAGCGCCGGCCTCCCTCGTCGGAATCAAAGCAATGCAAGCACCGTTAGCTTCAGCGCTCGCAGTCCCGCTTCGCAGATGGCGCATCGGCCCGCGTACAATTCAAGATACGGCGATCCCAACGCTCGTCTGTATGATCACAGAGAAAACCGCACTAAAAC AGCGGTCACAGCAGTTTATAAGGGCTCTCCTCGAGGCACCCCCGCAGTTCTTTTACGATCCTACGATTCCCGGAAAGAACCCCCGCCTGAGTTTGATTGCAAAATTTGGCAGGCTGGCCGAGCCACTTGTTCTATTGGACTTGCTTTCAAGCCTGTCACCATCGGGCAATCAGTCTTCCATGATGATGGCGTGGGCACTTTCAACCCTAGTCCAGAAGCCCTGGACGAAGCGGTGGTGAACGAATGGCCCGGTCGTGAAGTGGGTGTCTTTGTTAGTGTCGGTACTGGCAGACGGCCTAAGAACACGGACTCAAATTCACAGATGTGGTATGAAGGCTTCCTGGGCGAGTTTGCTGAGGCCCGTAGGAAGTTGATCTCCAAAATCGAGGGCTGCGAGAAGATCCACGAGTACATGATGCGCGAGCATCTTGGAAAACGAAATGTCAGTATCGATGCCTACTACCGTCTTAACGTGGAAGTGGGCGTTGGTGAGTTTGGCATGAATGAATGGCACCGACTTGGTGAGATCAGCACGGGTACTCGAAGGTACATGTCAAGAGAAGCCGAGCAAAGAATGATTCAAGGCATCTCGTCGAAGCTTGCTAGGATTCATCGAGCTAGAATCCGTCACGCACGGGCTCCCGAAGGCATCCCAGAGATCGTCAAGTCGACATCGAGTACATGGGAGATGCCCATGGCATTTGAACTTCCTGGGGACATCCCAACATCTGTCCCGCTCCCTCACAGCCCTGGAAGCCGGTCTTCGTTCGAGTCGGGCTCAGACAACTTACAAATGCATCACAACGGTTCGCCTCGAAGCTCGTATGAGCGTATACACCCCGATGGCTCAACCCCCAAATCTCCTCCTTTGGGACCTCGTAGTCCCAGCGCCAGTGCTCCTGCTTTATACCCAGAGGATCATTTGACAGTACAATCACCCACGCCAGCACAGTATCGTGACCACGTCAATGGGCAGGATTTGATAGCCATTGTCAGTCCAGACGAATATCCTAGACCGGCTCCAAACGTGgcctcaccaccaccaactcGAATTGAACCCCCGCCCTTGCCACCCAAGACACCCCTCCCAGAGAGCCAGCAACATGGCGGCCGAAGAATACCGACGGTTCCGCCTCCATACCCTGTGGACGACGATGAGCCCCCACCGGTCAACATGGCTCGAAAGCCCGACTATAGGGGACGATGA